A single genomic interval of Lewinellaceae bacterium harbors:
- a CDS encoding aspartyl protease family protein: MKRLIHAIILFFTLNLPAHAQFLDMEIQRGLRRIDIPFDYVNGFIIVNVTFDGIIPLRFIFDTGAEHTILSKREVTDLLKAEYLRRFPIIGADLSKELYAYLVQGIEIKLGNIIAKNRSILVLEEDYFRFEEYAGIDVQGILGSDFFRRFVLKINYGRHLISLYDPQYWEPPGKSFVKVPIEINRNKPYVNARVQFHQDTTLELRLLLDSGASLALLLNTDSHPGLELPEQVIPSNLGAGLGGFIQGYMGRIEELGIQSFTFREVLSQFQDATFFLDTTYSAQRNGIIGNDVLSRFTIIIDYAREQAYFEPNRTYNDKFEYDRSGLFLAATGPSLNSYIVYGVIPGSPAASAGIIPGDQIIQVNCLPASFFSLAGINRKFQKKPGTRVRLKVKRGNQKIKAVFYLRDLI, encoded by the coding sequence ATGAAGCGGCTGATACACGCCATTATATTGTTTTTCACGCTCAACTTGCCGGCCCATGCCCAATTTTTGGACATGGAAATCCAGCGAGGGCTGAGGCGCATCGATATCCCTTTTGATTACGTCAATGGGTTCATTATCGTGAACGTCACCTTCGACGGCATCATTCCCCTGCGCTTTATTTTCGACACCGGCGCGGAGCACACCATTCTTTCCAAACGGGAAGTCACCGACCTGCTCAAAGCCGAATACCTGAGGCGCTTCCCCATTATCGGTGCCGACCTCAGCAAGGAGCTGTACGCCTACCTGGTCCAGGGCATCGAAATAAAACTGGGCAATATCATCGCCAAAAACCGCTCTATCCTGGTACTGGAGGAAGACTACTTCCGCTTTGAAGAATACGCCGGCATCGATGTGCAGGGCATCCTGGGTTCTGACTTTTTCCGGCGGTTTGTGCTCAAGATCAATTACGGCCGCCATCTCATTTCCCTGTACGACCCTCAGTACTGGGAGCCGCCCGGCAAGAGCTTTGTAAAAGTGCCCATCGAGATCAACCGCAACAAACCTTATGTCAATGCCCGGGTGCAGTTTCACCAGGACACGACCCTGGAACTGCGCCTCCTGCTGGATTCCGGCGCCAGCCTCGCCCTGCTGCTGAACACCGACTCTCATCCGGGCCTGGAGCTTCCCGAACAGGTGATCCCCAGCAACCTGGGGGCCGGCCTCGGCGGGTTCATACAGGGTTACATGGGCCGGATCGAAGAGCTCGGCATTCAATCCTTTACCTTCCGGGAGGTACTCTCCCAGTTTCAGGATGCTACCTTCTTTCTGGACACCACCTACAGCGCGCAGCGCAACGGCATCATCGGCAACGACGTCCTGAGCCGCTTCACCATCATCATCGATTACGCCCGGGAACAAGCCTATTTCGAGCCTAACCGGACTTACAACGACAAGTTCGAATACGACCGAAGCGGCCTGTTTCTGGCGGCAACCGGGCCGAGCCTGAACAGCTACATCGTATACGGCGTCATCCCGGGCAGCCCCGCCGCCTCTGCCGGCATCATTCCGGGAGACCAAATCATTCAAGTCAATTGCCTGCCCGCCAGTTTTTTCTCGCTGGCCGGCATCAACCGGAAATTTCAGAAAAAACCGGGCACCAGGGTGCGCCTGAAGGTCAAACGCGGGAATCAAAAAATCAAGGCGGTTTTTTATTTGAGGGATCTTATTTGA
- a CDS encoding GNAT family N-acetyltransferase: MEIKVYTPFDPATLVEKNRIADFLFNHLDQYGDKREDIMRALEYALKESASHGGFIVIGLRKEKIAGAVVINQTGMKGYIPENILVYIAVDGGRRGEGIGKKLMKQAISLAQGDIALHVEPDNPARHLYEKLGFTNKYLEMRLKKGASPKQTEKQDKAAKA, translated from the coding sequence ATGGAAATCAAAGTTTATACGCCGTTTGACCCGGCCACCCTGGTTGAGAAAAACAGAATTGCCGACTTCCTCTTCAACCACCTCGACCAATACGGGGATAAACGGGAGGACATCATGCGGGCGCTGGAATACGCGTTAAAAGAGTCCGCCTCTCACGGCGGGTTTATTGTTATCGGGCTGAGGAAGGAAAAGATTGCCGGCGCTGTAGTAATCAACCAAACCGGCATGAAGGGCTACATACCCGAGAACATCCTGGTATATATAGCAGTAGATGGCGGCAGGAGGGGCGAAGGTATTGGCAAAAAGCTGATGAAACAGGCCATATCGCTGGCCCAGGGGGACATTGCCCTGCACGTAGAACCGGACAACCCTGCCCGCCACCTCTACGAAAAGCTCGGCTTCACCAATAAGTACCTCGAAATGAGGCTGAAAAAAGGAGCCTCCCCGAAACAAACGGAAAAACAGGACAAGGCGGCGAAGGCGTAG
- a CDS encoding sodium:solute symporter family protein — protein sequence MHPIDIAIFVLYFLSMLGIGFFFFGKNKNTEDYYVGGRNMGSTHIGLSVVATDVGGGFSIGLGGLGFVMGIAGSWMLFTGLIGAWLSAVFLIPKVNRLSKKINLLTFPQLFEYFYSPRVALLAGIISAIGYIGFTSSQILAGAKLASATFPTLSMTQALIIMGVIAVVYTVAGGLKAVIYTDTVQWIILMAGLVFIGLPMGYYAVGGIAGIREVVRPEMLSLANISWQQLVNWSVTIIPIWFVGMTLYQRIYACRDEQTARRAWYIAGLFEYPVMAFMGVLLGLFARVGADQGMFEYMGYGSPAELDAEMGLPLLLRTVLPAGLTGLMLSAYFSAIMSTADSCLMAASGNIVTDILERFFPLKGNERKTLQVSQAATLIIGAAALFIAMNMQNVLELMLLSYAFMVSGLFVPVIGAMYWKRSTPTAAFWAMLLGGGCTMALIVLDISLPLGLDANIAGISLSAISFIILSYLTPPRINQATLAIKTNKKHEQAQRATIH from the coding sequence ATGCACCCTATTGACATCGCAATATTCGTGCTCTACTTTTTGAGCATGCTGGGAATCGGTTTCTTCTTTTTCGGAAAAAATAAAAACACGGAGGATTACTACGTCGGGGGGCGCAACATGGGAAGCACCCATATTGGCCTTTCCGTAGTGGCCACCGATGTTGGCGGGGGCTTCTCCATCGGCCTGGGCGGGCTGGGGTTTGTGATGGGCATCGCCGGCTCCTGGATGCTGTTTACGGGCCTGATCGGCGCCTGGCTGAGCGCAGTTTTCCTCATTCCCAAAGTCAACCGCCTGTCCAAGAAGATCAACCTGCTCACTTTTCCGCAGTTGTTCGAATATTTTTACAGCCCCAGGGTGGCTCTGCTGGCGGGCATTATTTCCGCCATCGGTTACATCGGGTTCACCAGTTCTCAAATCCTGGCTGGCGCCAAGCTGGCCTCCGCCACCTTCCCTACCCTGAGCATGACCCAGGCGCTGATCATCATGGGCGTCATCGCAGTAGTGTACACCGTGGCGGGCGGGTTGAAGGCTGTCATCTACACGGATACCGTGCAATGGATCATCCTGATGGCCGGGCTGGTGTTCATCGGCCTGCCCATGGGCTATTACGCGGTGGGAGGCATAGCAGGCATCCGCGAAGTGGTGCGCCCGGAGATGTTGTCTCTGGCCAACATCAGCTGGCAGCAGCTCGTCAACTGGAGCGTGACCATTATTCCGATCTGGTTTGTAGGCATGACCCTTTACCAACGCATATACGCCTGCCGGGACGAGCAAACCGCCCGCCGCGCCTGGTACATCGCCGGCCTGTTCGAATATCCGGTCATGGCCTTCATGGGCGTGCTGCTGGGCTTGTTCGCCCGGGTCGGGGCCGATCAGGGCATGTTCGAATACATGGGCTATGGAAGCCCCGCAGAGCTGGACGCCGAGATGGGGCTGCCCCTGTTGCTGCGCACGGTTCTGCCGGCCGGGCTGACCGGGCTGATGCTCTCCGCCTATTTTTCGGCCATCATGTCTACGGCGGACAGCTGCCTGATGGCCGCCTCCGGAAATATTGTTACAGACATCCTGGAGCGGTTTTTCCCTCTGAAAGGAAACGAGCGGAAGACCCTGCAAGTCTCTCAGGCGGCTACCCTTATTATCGGCGCCGCCGCGCTGTTCATCGCCATGAACATGCAGAACGTCCTGGAGCTCATGCTCCTCTCCTACGCCTTTATGGTATCGGGGCTTTTCGTCCCGGTCATCGGCGCTATGTACTGGAAGCGGTCAACTCCAACAGCGGCCTTCTGGGCCATGTTGCTGGGGGGGGGCTGCACCATGGCCCTTATTGTCCTGGACATCAGCCTGCCTTTAGGGTTGGACGCCAATATAGCCGGCATTAGCTTATCTGCTATTTCTTTTATTATATTGAGCTACCTAACGCCGCCCAGGATTAATCAGGCAACTTTGGCCATAAAGACAAATAAGAAGCATGAGCAAGCTCAAAGAGCAACTATCCATTAG
- a CDS encoding amidohydrolase yields MSKLKEQLSISRLTSIRRYLHQNPELPGREFGTAQYIAGRLAGLGPSQLLEGVGGTGIIAIFDTGQEGPTVLFRSELDALPIQETNDFEHRSTKDNVSHKCGHDGHTATLLGLAGAISRKPPRAGRVMLLFQPAEEIGAGAERVLNDPRFGGLYPIDYAFAFHNLPGFPLGEVLVRKGPFTAAVQSLIIRLEGKTSHAGEPENGINPALAIADILQATRKMSVPDTTSEDFAILTPIHVNMGEQAYGVSAGYGETHLTIRTWTEEAMRQLSTRLLQYLGDLALGHGLSLETEWTNVFRTNRNNEEAVEIVQQAAEDCGFPVTTREQPFKWGEDFGAFTQRFRGAMFGLGAGEDCPALHNPDYDFPDELLEYGINMYQRIIEIILE; encoded by the coding sequence ATGAGCAAGCTCAAAGAGCAACTATCCATTAGCCGGTTGACGAGCATTCGCCGTTACCTGCATCAGAACCCCGAATTGCCGGGGCGGGAATTCGGCACCGCTCAATACATTGCCGGCCGCCTGGCCGGGCTCGGCCCCAGCCAATTGCTGGAAGGCGTCGGAGGCACGGGTATCATTGCCATTTTCGATACCGGCCAGGAAGGCCCTACCGTTCTCTTCCGTTCAGAGCTGGATGCCCTGCCCATACAGGAAACCAACGACTTTGAACACCGCTCCACCAAGGACAACGTATCTCATAAATGCGGGCACGACGGGCATACCGCTACTCTTCTGGGGCTGGCCGGAGCGATCAGCCGCAAACCGCCCCGCGCCGGGCGGGTGATGTTGCTCTTTCAGCCGGCCGAAGAGATCGGCGCCGGCGCCGAGCGCGTACTCAACGACCCGCGCTTCGGGGGGCTTTATCCCATCGACTATGCCTTTGCTTTTCACAACCTGCCCGGGTTTCCCCTGGGAGAAGTACTGGTGCGGAAAGGGCCCTTCACTGCGGCGGTGCAGAGCCTGATCATCCGGCTGGAAGGCAAAACGTCCCATGCCGGCGAACCGGAAAACGGCATCAATCCGGCCCTGGCCATTGCCGATATCCTGCAAGCCACCCGGAAAATGAGCGTTCCGGATACAACATCCGAAGATTTTGCCATTCTGACGCCCATACATGTCAACATGGGCGAGCAGGCCTATGGTGTCTCCGCCGGCTATGGCGAAACTCACCTGACCATACGCACCTGGACCGAAGAGGCGATGCGGCAGCTCAGCACCCGTTTGCTTCAATACCTGGGCGACCTGGCGCTTGGCCACGGGCTGAGCCTGGAAACAGAATGGACCAATGTTTTCCGCACCAACCGCAATAACGAAGAAGCGGTAGAAATCGTCCAGCAGGCGGCTGAAGATTGCGGTTTCCCGGTCACTACCCGGGAACAACCTTTCAAATGGGGGGAAGATTTCGGAGCGTTCACCCAGCGGTTCCGGGGCGCCATGTTCGGGCTGGGCGCCGGAGAAGATTGCCCGGCGCTGCACAACCCGGACTACGACTTTCCGGATGAGTTGCTGGAGTACGGAATCAATATGTACCAGAGGATCATAGAAATCATTCTAGAATAA
- the alr gene encoding alanine racemase, protein MLPTSQIEISKRALENNLRFLKEQMGPDVLISSVVKGHAYGHSIEKFVPLAESCGMKHFSVFDASEAYQVNKAASNPETEIMIMGMIGNNQLEWAVENDIAFFTFELERLEAALAAARKVKRPARVHIELETGMNRTGFDGYQLPEVAHLLKTHPESLQFEGLCTHFAGAESIANYVRIKNQRKAYNRIYKWFKSQGLAPRLQHSACSAAAMRYPPTRMDMVRIGIMQYGFWPSRETFIDFSTRSGQKKDPLERLVAWKSKVMDVKRVKTGEYVGYGTSYLANDEMDIATIPVGYAHGFSRSLSNQGRVLIQGKRVGVVGMVNMNMITVDISQLDGVKRGDEVVIIGRQGEMELSVSSFGEFSEQVNYELLTRLPLDIPRKVVE, encoded by the coding sequence ATGTTACCCACATCACAAATCGAGATCAGCAAACGCGCCCTGGAAAACAACCTGCGCTTCCTCAAAGAGCAGATGGGGCCCGACGTGCTCATCTCCTCTGTGGTTAAAGGGCATGCCTACGGCCACAGCATCGAAAAGTTCGTGCCCCTGGCCGAGTCCTGCGGCATGAAGCATTTCTCGGTGTTCGACGCCAGCGAGGCCTATCAGGTGAATAAAGCTGCCAGCAACCCGGAAACGGAAATCATGATCATGGGCATGATCGGCAACAACCAACTGGAGTGGGCCGTGGAAAATGACATTGCCTTCTTCACCTTCGAACTGGAGCGGCTGGAAGCCGCCCTGGCTGCCGCCCGAAAGGTAAAACGGCCGGCGCGGGTGCACATCGAACTGGAAACCGGCATGAACCGCACCGGCTTCGACGGCTACCAGTTGCCGGAAGTAGCGCACCTGCTGAAAACGCATCCCGAGAGCCTGCAGTTCGAAGGCTTGTGCACCCACTTCGCCGGCGCGGAGAGCATCGCCAATTACGTGCGGATAAAAAACCAACGAAAGGCTTACAACCGCATTTATAAGTGGTTCAAAAGCCAGGGGCTGGCGCCCAGGCTGCAACATTCCGCCTGCTCAGCCGCCGCTATGCGCTACCCCCCCACCCGGATGGATATGGTGCGCATCGGCATCATGCAATACGGCTTTTGGCCCAGCCGGGAAACTTTTATCGACTTCAGTACCCGCTCGGGCCAAAAAAAAGACCCGCTGGAACGCCTCGTGGCCTGGAAAAGTAAAGTAATGGACGTAAAAAGAGTCAAGACCGGCGAATATGTAGGCTACGGCACTTCTTACCTGGCAAACGACGAGATGGACATCGCCACCATCCCGGTGGGCTATGCCCATGGGTTCAGCCGCTCACTCAGCAACCAGGGCCGCGTGCTCATCCAGGGCAAGCGGGTGGGAGTCGTCGGCATGGTCAACATGAATATGATCACCGTCGACATCAGTCAACTGGACGGCGTAAAAAGAGGGGATGAAGTGGTCATCATCGGCCGCCAGGGAGAAATGGAACTTTCCGTCTCCTCCTTCGGAGAATTCTCCGAGCAGGTCAACTACGAATTGCTCACCCGCCTTCCGCTGGATATTCCGAGGAAGGTGGTGGAGTAA
- a CDS encoding alanine/ornithine racemase family PLP-dependent enzyme has product MAYLTLNRKNLKQNYEFLDDLFRENEIDWAIVTKLLCGNEAYLKEVLDLGIEEVCDSRISNLAKIKEMRPEVQTVYIKPPAKGSVEEVVRYADVSFNSETSTIKMLSEEARRQGKTHRVTIMIELGDLREGIMGDHLMDFYEKIFELPNIKVVAIGSNLNCLHGVMPSADKMIQLSLYKQLIEAKFDKKIPWVTGGTSVVLPLLLRHQLPGAINHFRIGETLYFGNDLFHEKPIEGMTDEVIRLYSEIIEVTKKPKVPIGMLSTNPSGESFEVDEKDYGKESYRAILDIGLLDISPDYLIPDDTSLEIVNASSDMLIVDLGDNPHDYNVGDLLSFKLKYMGALRLLNSDYIEKRVV; this is encoded by the coding sequence ATGGCATATCTCACACTGAACCGAAAAAACCTGAAACAAAATTATGAATTCCTGGACGATCTGTTCCGGGAAAACGAAATAGACTGGGCGATTGTCACCAAGCTGTTGTGCGGGAATGAAGCCTACCTGAAGGAGGTACTGGACCTCGGCATCGAGGAAGTCTGCGACAGCCGGATCAGCAACCTGGCCAAGATCAAAGAGATGAGGCCGGAAGTACAAACGGTCTACATCAAGCCGCCTGCCAAGGGGAGCGTGGAGGAAGTCGTCCGGTATGCGGATGTATCGTTCAATTCGGAAACCTCCACCATAAAAATGCTTTCCGAAGAAGCCCGGCGACAGGGCAAAACGCATAGGGTCACCATCATGATAGAGCTGGGCGACCTGCGGGAAGGCATCATGGGCGACCACCTGATGGACTTCTACGAAAAGATTTTCGAGCTGCCCAACATCAAGGTGGTTGCCATTGGCTCCAACCTCAACTGCCTGCACGGCGTGATGCCCTCCGCCGATAAAATGATACAACTGAGCCTGTACAAGCAGCTCATCGAGGCTAAATTTGACAAAAAAATACCCTGGGTTACCGGCGGCACCTCGGTGGTCTTGCCCTTGTTGCTGCGCCACCAACTGCCCGGGGCGATCAACCATTTCCGCATTGGCGAAACCCTTTATTTTGGCAATGACCTCTTCCATGAAAAGCCAATCGAAGGCATGACCGATGAAGTCATCCGCCTCTATTCCGAGATCATAGAGGTCACCAAAAAACCAAAAGTGCCCATCGGCATGCTGTCCACCAATCCCAGCGGGGAATCCTTCGAAGTTGATGAGAAGGACTACGGAAAGGAGTCTTACCGAGCCATCCTCGACATCGGCCTGCTGGACATCTCCCCCGACTACCTCATCCCCGACGACACCAGCCTGGAGATCGTCAACGCCAGCTCCGACATGCTCATCGTCGACCTGGGCGACAACCCCCATGATTACAACGTGGGCGACCTGCTATCTTTCAAGCTCAAGTACATGGGCGCGTTGCGCCTGCTGAATTCGGATTATATCGAAAAAAGGGTGGTGTAA
- a CDS encoding alanine dehydrogenase has translation MKIGIIREGRIPPDSRVPLIPEQCAEIIRDYPVDIVVEPFPGRCYPDELYQQLAVPLSEDLSDRDILMGVKEVPIAQLIPDKTYFFFSHTIKEQPYNRSLLRAILDKNIKLVDYEVLTDVRGRRLIAFGRFAGMVGAHNGILAYGRRTGKYALRRMKDCLDYAEAKMVYQQIQLPPMKVALTGSGRVGRGAAMVLKDMGIRQVSPEEFLEQEFAGPVFTQLECMHYAARKDGAPFSKRDFYKHPERYKSIFEPYYQAADLMINGIFWDKKAPAFFTKEEMRREEFNIQVIADVTCDIAPVSSIPSTLRASTIADPVYGYDPQAEAETAPFQPHSIDVMAIDNLPNELPRDASKAFGRQFINHVLPELLKKQSSMIERATIAENGRLGAHFQYLEGYVKGEVVREG, from the coding sequence ATGAAGATAGGTATCATTCGAGAGGGGAGAATCCCCCCCGATTCCCGTGTTCCTCTGATCCCCGAACAGTGCGCTGAGATCATCAGAGATTATCCTGTAGACATTGTTGTAGAACCTTTTCCAGGGCGTTGTTATCCGGACGAGTTGTACCAGCAGCTCGCTGTGCCCCTGTCGGAAGACCTATCTGACAGAGATATCCTCATGGGAGTAAAGGAAGTGCCTATTGCCCAGCTTATTCCCGATAAAACCTACTTCTTTTTTTCGCACACCATCAAAGAACAACCCTATAACCGCAGCCTGTTGCGGGCCATTCTGGACAAGAACATCAAGCTGGTGGACTATGAAGTGCTGACCGACGTGCGGGGCAGGCGCCTGATCGCCTTCGGCCGCTTTGCCGGCATGGTCGGCGCGCACAACGGCATACTGGCTTACGGCCGGCGAACCGGCAAATACGCCCTCCGGCGCATGAAAGACTGCCTGGACTACGCCGAGGCCAAGATGGTGTACCAACAAATCCAACTGCCGCCTATGAAAGTGGCGCTCACCGGCTCCGGAAGGGTAGGGCGGGGGGCTGCTATGGTGCTGAAAGACATGGGCATCCGGCAGGTTAGCCCTGAGGAGTTCCTGGAGCAGGAATTCGCCGGGCCGGTATTTACCCAGTTGGAGTGCATGCATTACGCCGCCAGGAAGGACGGGGCGCCGTTCAGCAAACGGGACTTTTACAAACACCCCGAGCGCTACAAGAGCATTTTTGAACCCTATTACCAGGCCGCCGACCTGATGATCAACGGCATTTTCTGGGACAAAAAGGCGCCGGCCTTCTTCACCAAAGAAGAAATGCGCCGCGAAGAGTTTAACATACAAGTGATCGCCGATGTCACCTGCGACATCGCCCCGGTGTCGTCCATCCCTTCTACCCTGCGCGCCTCCACCATCGCCGATCCCGTGTATGGGTATGACCCGCAGGCGGAAGCCGAAACAGCCCCTTTTCAGCCCCATTCCATCGACGTCATGGCCATTGACAACCTGCCCAACGAACTGCCACGCGATGCCTCTAAGGCCTTCGGCCGGCAATTCATCAACCACGTGCTGCCGGAACTGCTCAAAAAGCAAAGCTCAATGATCGAGCGGGCGACAATCGCAGAGAACGGGCGGCTGGGGGCGCACTTTCAGTACCTGGAGGGCTATGTGAAAGGGGAAGTGGTGAGAGAGGGGTGA
- a CDS encoding DUF4112 domain-containing protein → MEDKQLALQQTYQQELAWIDSAASFLDNRFRIPGTNIRFGIDFLIGLVPYIGDVVSFAISGLLVVVMARKGASGMALAKMVGNVWIDGAIGTIPLLGDIFDLRYRANLRNLRLLKEHYSEGKHQGSAWPAVILILLALFALAGLSVWVVWRVLYWIFS, encoded by the coding sequence ATGGAAGACAAGCAGCTTGCTTTACAGCAAACCTACCAACAAGAACTCGCCTGGATCGATTCCGCCGCCAGTTTCCTCGATAACCGCTTTCGCATCCCCGGGACCAACATCCGCTTTGGCATAGACTTCCTGATCGGCCTGGTTCCTTACATCGGCGATGTGGTGAGCTTTGCCATCTCCGGCCTGCTGGTGGTCGTCATGGCGCGCAAGGGCGCCAGCGGCATGGCTCTGGCCAAGATGGTCGGCAATGTGTGGATCGACGGGGCTATCGGCACCATCCCCCTGCTGGGCGATATTTTCGACCTGCGCTACCGCGCCAACCTGCGCAACCTCCGCCTGCTGAAAGAACACTATTCCGAAGGCAAACACCAGGGCAGCGCCTGGCCGGCGGTGATTTTGATTCTGCTGGCGCTGTTCGCCCTCGCCGGCCTGTCCGTATGGGTGGTTTGGCGGGTGCTGTACTGGATTTTTTCCTAA
- a CDS encoding metallophosphoesterase, with amino-acid sequence MRIVQITDLHVGREGEDTYGVDVRANFLKVLDAVRQKQPHYLVLSGDLCYRDGDPRIYEWIYEQMECLNIPYDIISGNHDDPVMMAQAFGRSHLLKGKELYFAKELNGRPVLFLDTTEGALSEQQQEWLREQLQGLKQEAMVFMHHPPLQAGVPFMDSRHALRNREEVQAIFLDHPYNVNIFTGHYHVEKVIRKKNIVVHITPSCFFQIGQDSEEFQVDHFRIGLREINWDNGVMMNAVFYLNGEANR; translated from the coding sequence ATGAGGATTGTTCAGATCACAGACCTGCATGTCGGCCGGGAAGGAGAAGACACTTACGGCGTTGACGTTAGAGCTAACTTCCTGAAAGTTCTTGATGCCGTCCGGCAAAAGCAACCCCATTACCTGGTCTTGTCCGGCGACCTCTGCTACCGCGACGGCGATCCTCGAATCTACGAATGGATTTACGAGCAGATGGAGTGCCTGAATATCCCTTACGATATCATTTCCGGCAACCACGACGACCCCGTGATGATGGCGCAGGCCTTTGGCCGCAGCCACCTGCTTAAAGGCAAGGAATTGTACTTTGCCAAAGAGTTGAACGGCCGGCCGGTCCTCTTCCTGGACACGACTGAAGGGGCGCTCTCTGAACAGCAGCAGGAATGGCTGCGCGAGCAACTGCAGGGCCTGAAGCAGGAAGCCATGGTTTTTATGCACCATCCGCCGCTACAAGCCGGCGTTCCCTTCATGGACAGCCGCCACGCCCTGCGCAACCGGGAGGAAGTGCAGGCCATCTTCCTGGATCACCCCTATAATGTCAATATCTTTACCGGCCATTACCACGTGGAAAAGGTCATCCGCAAAAAGAACATCGTCGTGCACATCACTCCTTCCTGCTTCTTCCAGATCGGGCAGGATTCCGAAGAGTTTCAGGTCGACCACTTCCGGATCGGCCTGAGGGAGATCAACTGGGATAATGGAGTGATGATGAATGCGGTGTTCTACCTCAATGGAGAGGCGAATCGTTAG